A window of the Natronomonas salina genome harbors these coding sequences:
- a CDS encoding acc operon protein, with protein sequence MKLDLPDDADTDEAAAIAAALRAHVAADESEEDDAAPPWAGEKWTFKGRVDSLQNRRVRVPTDAPTDAWTAAGRTDRY encoded by the coding sequence ATGAAGCTGGACCTGCCCGACGACGCCGATACCGACGAGGCCGCGGCGATCGCCGCCGCCCTCCGCGCGCACGTCGCCGCAGACGAGTCCGAGGAAGACGACGCGGCGCCCCCCTGGGCCGGCGAGAAGTGGACGTTCAAGGGTCGCGTTGACAGTCTCCAGAACCGCCGCGTCCGCGTGCCGACCGACGCGCCGACGGACGCCTGGACGGCCGCCGGCCGGACGGACCGGTACTGA